In the Streptomyces sp. SJL17-4 genome, GTAGGCGGCGGCCTCGACGGCGGCGGGGGCGCGGGGGGCGGTCGCGCGGACGGTGTCGAGCTGATCCGGGCGGCCGCCGGGGGTGCGGGCGGTGGCGCCGTGCTCCGGCCGGTCGCCGGGGACGGGGTCGGGGGTGTGGTCGGCCAGACCCGTCACGGACACCTCCACCTCCAGGCCGCTGCTCGCGGCGAGGGCCCGTACCGCCCCGGTCAGGCCCCGGTCGGTGAGGATCGGCGGGTGGATGCCGCGCACCACGTGCCGCAGCTCGGCCAGCGCCTCCTCTGCCTGCGTCTGCGCGTCGTCGAGGAGCTTCCGCGCGGTCACGGGATCGGAGTCGTACGCCCGCTTCGCCAGGCCGATCCGCATCGAGAGCGCCACGAGACGGGCCTGCGTGCCGTCGTGCAGATCGCGTTCGATCCGGCGCAGCTCGGCGCCGTGCGCGGCGATCGCGCCCGCCCGGGTGGCCGTGAGCTCCTCGACCCGGGCGGCGAGCGCGGCGGCTCGCGCGGCCGAGGGGGTCGGCGTGAGCAGTGCGCGCGACCACTCGGCCTCCAGGTCGGCGAGCCGTCCGATCAGCGGCAGGAGCACCGGCCGCCGCCCCGCGAGCCCGGTCACCACGCCGTCGACCAGCAGTGCGGGCGGCCACAGGACCAGCGAGGCGAACCAGACCCCCATGCCGTAGACCAGCTGCGCGGCAGCCCAGATCAGGTCCCGCCCCGTGCCCGGGTCGGTGACGGCGGCCCGCACGCGCGCGGGGAGGGCGCCTTCGAGCGGCAGATACGCCTCCGGGACCGGCGTCCCGGTCCGGGCGGCGGTCCGGCGCCGCTCCCGGCCGGCCAGGCGGCGCAGCAGCAGCACGCTCTCGGGGAGCACGCCCGCGCCGATGACGGTGACGGTCAGGAAGGCCGTGAAGAGGGCGACGCCGACCATCAGGTAGCAGAGGAGCGCGACCGCGGCCCCGCTCAGCAGGTGGAGCGACGCCCGGCCGGATTCCTTGATCGCGTCGCGCATACCCGCCAGGTTATGCGGGAGGACCCGAGGGGCGCGGTGGAGCGGGCACCACCATCGATCCGGGTGCGGGCACCACTGTGCCGGAGCGCGGGGCGGACGAAGATCGAATCAACTTCCCCACCTCACGATCCACGGAGACCATCATGCGGTTCCTGCTCTGGCTGCTGCTCACGGCGAGCGTCCTCGGCAACGCCTACGTCAACACGCTCGCCGGCTGGACCGGCTCCACCCAGATCGTCGCCAGTGTGGGCACCGGCGTGGCACTGCTCGGTTCCGCCGTCGGTCTGTGGCTCACCCGTCCCCGCACCGAGGCATGAACCCGGCGTACGGCTCCGTCCGCCCGGCGGGGGTTGTCAGAGGACTGCCCCACAATGGAGGGCGTACCTGAGGAGGGGCAGACATGGCCGTATGGGACGACCTGGTCGGACAGGCGAAGGTCGAGGAGCAGCTCGCCGCGGCCGCGCGGGACGCCGACGCGCTCGTGACCGCCCATGCCGCCGGAGAGCCCGACCCCGAGGCCTCGACGATGACCCACGCCTGGCTCTTCACCGGACCGCCGGGGTCCGGGGTGGAGACCGCCGCGCGGGCGTTCGCCGCCGCGCTGCAGTGCGTGAGCCCCGACCGGGCGCTCGGCGGGGCGCCGGGCTGCGGCTTCTGCACCGGCTGCCACACGGCACTGGTCGGCACCCACGCCGACATCACCACGGTCACCGCCGTCGGGACCGTGGTCAGGGCCGAGGAGATGCGTGACACCGTCCGCAAGTCGTACACCGCGCCCGCGAACGGTCGCTGGCAGGTCATTTTGGTGGCGGACGCCGATCGGTTGAACGAGAAGTCGGCCAACGCGGTTCTGAAGGCCGTGGAGGAGCCCGCTCCGCGCACCGTCTGGCTGCTCTGTGCGCCTTCGATCGAGGACGTGCTGCCCACGATCCGCTCCCGGTGTCGCCACCTGAACCTCCGGACACCTCCGGTGGACGCGGTCGCCGACGTGCTCGTACGGCGTGACGGCATCGAACCGGAGACGGCCCACGCGGCCGCCCGCGCCACCCAGGGACACATCGACCGCGCCCGGCGGCTCGCCACCGACGAGCGGGCCCGCGCGCGCAGGGCCGCCGTCCTCAAGGTGCCCCTGCGGGTCCACGACATCGGCGGTTGCCTGAAGGCCGCCCAGGAGCTGATCGACACGGCGACGCAGGACGCGAACGAGGTGGCGGAGGAGGCCGACACCAGAGAGACCGAGGAGCTGAAGGCGGCTCTCGGTGTGGGTCCCGGCGGGCGGCTGCCGCGGGGCACGGCCGGGGTGATGAAGGACCTGGAAGCGGACCAGAAGCGGCGCAAGAAGCGGACGCAGATCGACAGCCTGGACCTCGCGCTCACCGAACTGACCGGCTTCTACCGCGATGTCCTGGCGCTCCAGCTGCGCTCGCGCACGGCCCTCGCCAACACGGACGTACGGGACGCGATCGAGCGGATCGCCCACGACACCACGCCGGAGCGCACCCTCCGCCGTATCGAGGCGGTCCTGGCCTGCCGCGAGGCCCTCGACCGGCAGGTGGCCCCGCTGCTCGCGCTGGAGGCGATGACGCTGGCGCTGCGGGACTAGGGAGCGTCCTTCCGATCGGGCCGGTCCCGGTGGCGTGCGGCAGATCGGGTCCCGGAGGCGTCCGGCAGGTCGGGTCCCGGAGACGTCCGGCCGGCCGGGCCCCTGTGGCGTCCGTCCCAGTCGATTGGACACGGTGCGTACCGCTCCGGATACGCTCCGGGAATGGACTCCAGGCGCTTGCTCCGTACGTCCGCCACGGCCCTCGCGGCCGCCGGGCTGATCCTCTCCGGCTGCTCGGGCGGAAGCGACGCGGCGGCGTCCCGCACCACGGCGGCGGCCCGGCAGGCCTCGCCCTCCTCCCCGCCCGAGGCGCTGAAGAAGTTCTACGCCCAGCAGCCGAAGTGGCGCGACTGCGGCGTCACGGGCTTCCAGTGCGCGACCCTGCGGGCCCCGCTGGACTACGCGAAGCCGGACGGGGAGCAGATCGACCTGGCAGTCTCGCGGATCCGGGCGACGGGCCCCGGCAAGCGGCTCGGTTCGCTCCTGGTCAACCCGGGCGGCCCCGGCGGCTCCGCCGTCGGCTACCTCCAGGGGTACGCGGGCGTCGGCTACCCCGCCCCCGTCCGTGCCCGCTACGACATGGTGGCCGTCGACCCGCGCGGAGTCGCGCGCAGCGAGCCGGTCGAGTGTCTGACGGGCCCCCAGATGGACACGTTCACACAGGTCGACCAGACCCCCGACGACAGCGCGGAGGTCAACGCGCTGAGCGCCGCCTTCAAGGTCTTCTCGGCGGGCTGCGCGAAGAAGTCGCGGGCGATCCTGCCGCACGTCTCCACGGTCGAGACGGCCCGTGACATGGACATCCTGCGGGCGGTGCTCGGCGACGAGAAGCTCAGCTATGTGGGCGCCTCGTACGGCACGTTCCTGGGCGCCACGTACGCCGAGCTGTTCCCGGACCGGGTCGGCCGCCTCGTCCTCGACGGGGCGATGGACCCGTCGCTGCCGGCGATCGACCTCAACCGCGACCAGACCGCCGGGTTCGAGACCTCGTTCCGGGCCTTCGCCGCGGACTGCGTGACCAAGCCGGACTGCCCGCTGGGTACGGAGTCGGTCGCGGCGGCCGGCGAGGCGCTGAAGAAGTTCTTCCGCGACGTGGACGCCGAGCCGGTGCCCACCGGCGAGAGCCGGGCGCTCGGCGAGTCCCTCGCCACCACCGGGGTGATCGCGGCGATGTACGACGAGGGCGCCTGGCCCCAGCTGCGGGAGGCCCTCACCCGGGCGATCGGCGGCGAGGGTTCGGGCCTCCTGGCGCTGGCCGACAGCTACTACGAGCGGGAGGCGGACGGCACGTACGCCAACCTGATGTTCGCCAACGCGGCCGTGAACTGCCTCGACCTGCCCGCCGCCTACGCCGGCCCCGCCGACGTCTCGAAGGCCGTCCCGTCCTTCGAGAAGGCCTCCCCGATCTTCGGCAGGGGCCTCGC is a window encoding:
- a CDS encoding sensor domain-containing protein; this encodes MRDAIKESGRASLHLLSGAAVALLCYLMVGVALFTAFLTVTVIGAGVLPESVLLLRRLAGRERRRTAARTGTPVPEAYLPLEGALPARVRAAVTDPGTGRDLIWAAAQLVYGMGVWFASLVLWPPALLVDGVVTGLAGRRPVLLPLIGRLADLEAEWSRALLTPTPSAARAAALAARVEELTATRAGAIAAHGAELRRIERDLHDGTQARLVALSMRIGLAKRAYDSDPVTARKLLDDAQTQAEEALAELRHVVRGIHPPILTDRGLTGAVRALAASSGLEVEVSVTGLADHTPDPVPGDRPEHGATARTPGGRPDQLDTVRATAPRAPAAVEAAAYFVVAEALTNAAKHSGATRASVVLSREPAALRARVADEGRGGAEAGESGGSGLVGMRRRVAALDGTVRLTSPEGGPTVIEVELPCVW
- a CDS encoding DNA polymerase III subunit delta'; its protein translation is MAVWDDLVGQAKVEEQLAAAARDADALVTAHAAGEPDPEASTMTHAWLFTGPPGSGVETAARAFAAALQCVSPDRALGGAPGCGFCTGCHTALVGTHADITTVTAVGTVVRAEEMRDTVRKSYTAPANGRWQVILVADADRLNEKSANAVLKAVEEPAPRTVWLLCAPSIEDVLPTIRSRCRHLNLRTPPVDAVADVLVRRDGIEPETAHAAARATQGHIDRARRLATDERARARRAAVLKVPLRVHDIGGCLKAAQELIDTATQDANEVAEEADTRETEELKAALGVGPGGRLPRGTAGVMKDLEADQKRRKKRTQIDSLDLALTELTGFYRDVLALQLRSRTALANTDVRDAIERIAHDTTPERTLRRIEAVLACREALDRQVAPLLALEAMTLALRD
- a CDS encoding alpha/beta hydrolase; amino-acid sequence: MDSRRLLRTSATALAAAGLILSGCSGGSDAAASRTTAAARQASPSSPPEALKKFYAQQPKWRDCGVTGFQCATLRAPLDYAKPDGEQIDLAVSRIRATGPGKRLGSLLVNPGGPGGSAVGYLQGYAGVGYPAPVRARYDMVAVDPRGVARSEPVECLTGPQMDTFTQVDQTPDDSAEVNALSAAFKVFSAGCAKKSRAILPHVSTVETARDMDILRAVLGDEKLSYVGASYGTFLGATYAELFPDRVGRLVLDGAMDPSLPAIDLNRDQTAGFETSFRAFAADCVTKPDCPLGTESVAAAGEALKKFFRDVDAEPVPTGESRALGESLATTGVIAAMYDEGAWPQLREALTRAIGGEGSGLLALADSYYEREADGTYANLMFANAAVNCLDLPAAYAGPADVSKAVPSFEKASPIFGRGLAWAALNCTSWPTPPTGGPHRITAEGAAPILVVGTTRDPATPYKWAQSLAGQLSSGTLLTYEGDGHTAYGRGSDCIDTAINTYLLDGTPPAEGKRCS